Proteins encoded within one genomic window of Bacteroides sedimenti:
- a CDS encoding 4-hydroxy-tetrahydrodipicolinate reductase, whose amino-acid sequence MKVGLIGFGKTGKAVATAILDNNELCLEWVLRKRTLLEHRSVPEFLGIQSDEPGLIYSSLTTSMEELLDKHPVDAIIDFSSDQGIYTYGEIAAKRGITIISAVSHYGEQEREFLKELAKQTVVFWSPNITLGVNYLLIASKFLKKIAPWVDIQIVEEHFREKAGVSGTAIKIAKVLDLEESDINSVRAGGIEGRHEVIFGFPYQTVRLIHESISREAFGNGVIFVAQNLAGKEKGLYNFESLLLPYFYN is encoded by the coding sequence ATGAAAGTAGGATTAATTGGTTTTGGAAAAACGGGGAAAGCTGTAGCTACAGCCATCCTGGATAATAACGAACTATGCTTGGAATGGGTATTGCGGAAACGTACTTTACTGGAGCACAGAAGCGTACCCGAATTCCTGGGAATCCAATCGGATGAACCGGGACTGATCTATTCGAGCTTAACAACCAGCATGGAGGAGCTGCTTGACAAACATCCGGTTGATGCGATTATCGACTTTTCATCGGACCAAGGCATATACACCTATGGCGAAATTGCAGCAAAGCGAGGCATTACCATCATTTCGGCAGTTTCACACTATGGGGAACAGGAACGGGAATTCCTGAAAGAACTGGCAAAACAGACCGTTGTATTCTGGAGTCCAAACATCACCCTGGGGGTGAACTACCTGCTTATAGCTTCGAAATTCCTGAAGAAAATTGCACCTTGGGTTGATATTCAAATTGTGGAAGAGCACTTCCGCGAAAAAGCCGGTGTATCGGGAACGGCAATCAAGATTGCCAAAGTCCTCGATCTGGAGGAGTCGGATATAAACTCAGTGCGAGCCGGCGGAATTGAAGGGCGCCACGAGGTGATCTTCGGATTTCCCTACCAAACAGTGCGACTCATTCACGAATCAATCTCGAGGGAGGCTTTCGGTAACGGAGTGATTTTTGTTGCACAGAATTTGGCTGGAAAGGAGAAGGGATTGTACAACTTCGAAAGCCTGCTGCTGCCCTATTTCTATAACTAA
- a CDS encoding beta-glucosidase, with protein sequence MKKTLIPIVSLILSFSNVLANNKPEYNDKNINNIINHLTLEQKARLLVGCLGSDNGLSHTVAGAAGYTFPIDSLGIPSINLADGPVGVRITPVSSKKYTSYSTCFPSTTALAATWSEEMAQLEGNAIGDEAKAYGVDIILTPGINIMRNPLCGRNFEYFSEDPYLAGIMGSGMINGIQDKGIGASLKHFVANNQQTGKLYNDARISLRALREIYLRGFEICIKNSNPWTVMGSYNKIGGKYTQANPELLKTILRDEWKYTGLVMTDWYKKRDTPDQLNGGTDLMMPGEQSQIDEIATGVKNGRISEAILNESVKHMLKLIFKSISYKGWQYNEAPDLAGNAELAHKIATEGMVLLKNEGSFLPIPEKAKIALFGVTAYKSIAGGTGSSNVNKPYIIDISTGLEKSGYKLNERLKGIYTKFVEFQNDLLNKHPESTDWEKLSYNRTVIPEMDLSKAESIIECEAKKNDMALIVIGRGSGEESDRRLEGDFYLTPEEKLMIEKVSSQYHSLGKKVAVIMNVCGVMEMNSWKDKPDAILMAWFPGQECGAAIADVISGKVNPSGKLPMTFPADYFDIPSSRNFPMVGETKEGKNFDYTNYEEDIWIGYRYFNTVNLPIAYPFGYGLSYTSFSFAEPRLERKKGKWVASIRIKNIGEVSGKEVVQLYVSAPQTSIRKPDTELKAFGKTRNLKPGESEIIELQFTDYDIASFDANNSRWLTQKGKYKLSFGSSSRDFKATVSFNINKDKSWKVNDVLKPVEKVNVMEFPHKIGEEIKDNK encoded by the coding sequence ATGAAAAAGACCCTGATTCCGATAGTATCTCTTATCTTATCTTTTAGCAACGTCCTTGCTAATAATAAACCCGAGTATAATGATAAAAATATAAACAATATTATAAACCATCTTACTTTAGAACAGAAAGCCAGACTTTTAGTAGGGTGTTTGGGAAGTGATAATGGATTAAGTCATACAGTTGCTGGGGCCGCAGGCTATACCTTTCCTATTGATTCTTTGGGCATTCCTTCTATCAATTTAGCAGATGGTCCGGTAGGCGTACGCATTACTCCTGTCTCATCGAAAAAATACACGTCATATAGTACTTGTTTTCCTTCAACTACGGCGTTAGCAGCTACCTGGAGTGAAGAGATGGCGCAGTTAGAAGGCAACGCCATAGGTGACGAGGCCAAAGCTTATGGTGTTGACATAATACTCACGCCGGGTATTAATATCATGCGAAACCCACTTTGCGGACGCAATTTTGAATATTTTTCCGAGGATCCATATCTGGCAGGTATAATGGGATCAGGCATGATCAACGGAATTCAAGATAAAGGCATTGGAGCAAGTTTGAAGCATTTTGTAGCCAATAATCAGCAAACCGGGAAACTTTATAATGATGCGCGTATTTCCTTACGGGCGTTGCGAGAAATTTATCTCAGAGGTTTTGAAATCTGTATTAAAAACTCCAACCCCTGGACTGTGATGGGGTCTTATAATAAAATAGGAGGAAAATATACCCAGGCTAATCCGGAATTGCTCAAAACCATTCTTCGCGATGAGTGGAAATATACCGGACTGGTAATGACCGACTGGTACAAGAAACGGGATACCCCCGATCAACTCAATGGAGGAACTGACCTGATGATGCCGGGAGAACAATCTCAAATAGACGAAATTGCGACTGGAGTCAAGAATGGCAGGATTAGCGAAGCTATTTTAAACGAAAGTGTTAAACATATGTTGAAGCTCATTTTCAAATCGATTTCTTATAAAGGCTGGCAATATAATGAAGCGCCCGATCTTGCCGGAAATGCAGAATTAGCACATAAGATAGCCACAGAAGGAATGGTCTTGTTAAAAAATGAAGGTTCCTTTCTTCCCATCCCTGAAAAGGCAAAGATAGCATTGTTCGGGGTTACCGCGTACAAATCTATAGCAGGAGGCACAGGATCATCGAACGTAAATAAACCTTATATTATTGACATATCTACCGGACTTGAGAAGTCTGGTTATAAACTAAATGAAAGATTAAAAGGAATCTATACAAAGTTTGTTGAATTCCAAAATGACCTTCTTAACAAACATCCAGAAAGCACTGATTGGGAAAAACTATCCTATAACAGAACGGTAATTCCCGAAATGGACTTGTCTAAGGCAGAAAGCATTATAGAATGTGAAGCTAAAAAAAACGATATGGCATTGATAGTTATCGGTAGAGGCTCTGGTGAAGAATCCGACAGGAGATTAGAAGGAGATTTTTACCTAACACCCGAAGAAAAGTTGATGATCGAAAAGGTATCTTCCCAATACCACTCTTTGGGAAAGAAAGTAGCTGTAATAATGAATGTATGCGGTGTAATGGAAATGAATTCCTGGAAAGATAAGCCGGATGCCATATTGATGGCTTGGTTTCCGGGGCAAGAATGCGGAGCTGCCATAGCGGATGTGATTAGCGGAAAAGTAAATCCATCAGGCAAGCTTCCTATGACTTTCCCGGCGGACTATTTTGATATCCCCTCGTCCCGAAATTTTCCGATGGTGGGTGAAACCAAGGAGGGTAAGAATTTTGATTATACAAATTACGAAGAAGATATATGGATTGGATATCGTTACTTTAATACGGTGAATCTGCCTATTGCCTATCCTTTCGGATATGGACTATCTTATACCAGTTTTTCTTTCGCTGAGCCGAGGCTTGAAAGGAAAAAAGGCAAATGGGTTGCATCCATTCGGATAAAGAATATAGGTGAAGTATCTGGCAAGGAAGTTGTGCAGCTATATGTTTCTGCTCCTCAAACTTCAATTCGAAAGCCTGATACCGAGTTAAAAGCTTTCGGAAAGACGCGGAATTTGAAACCCGGAGAAAGCGAAATAATAGAACTTCAATTTACAGATTATGACATAGCATCATTCGATGCAAATAACTCGCGGTGGCTTACACAAAAAGGGAAGTATAAGCTTTCCTTTGGTTCTTCAAGCAGAGATTTCAAAGCTACTGTTTCATTCAATATCAACAAAGATAAGAGCTGGAAAGTGAATGATGTGCTAAAGCCGGTTGAGAAAGTAAATGTTATGGAATTTCCGCATAAAATAGGTGAAGAAATTAAGGATAATAAATAA
- a CDS encoding cation:proton antiporter gives MTDTIIITLTVLVLLAYLFDITSQKTRIPSIILLLFLGWVAKQVSDMSGVMIPDLSAILPVLGTMGLVLIVLDGALELEFNRQKLPLIGKSTGTALISILVISFALAGAFRHITGTDYQTCLMNAIPLAIISSAIAIPSAESLSSVSREFIIYESSLSDIFGVLIFNFVLTENNPGIHSVTNLFFQLLLILIISFAATLLLAFLLYRVKHSVKFIPIIILILLIYSISKLYHLPALLFILLFGLFIRNIDELNIKSLREWRYMENLKIEVSRFKELTKEMTFLIRVLFFLLFGFMIDTQNLLNKETAIWAVAISAGIFVTRILYLWLMKLPLKPLLFIAPRGLITILLFLSIPASSTLSMVNQSLITQVIIITALVMMAGTINTKKQTDKVETDNTFQE, from the coding sequence ATGACAGACACTATAATCATTACTCTTACCGTACTGGTGCTATTGGCTTATCTGTTTGATATCACATCTCAGAAAACAAGGATTCCGTCGATAATACTGCTGCTGTTTCTGGGATGGGTGGCAAAGCAAGTTTCGGATATGTCGGGGGTTATGATCCCCGACCTGTCTGCCATACTTCCGGTTCTGGGTACTATGGGACTAGTGCTGATTGTGCTGGACGGTGCACTTGAGTTGGAGTTTAACAGACAAAAACTTCCTCTAATTGGCAAATCAACGGGCACTGCATTAATTTCCATCCTGGTCATCAGCTTCGCCCTTGCAGGTGCGTTCAGGCACATCACCGGAACAGATTACCAAACCTGCCTGATGAATGCCATTCCACTGGCCATTATCAGCAGTGCCATTGCCATACCAAGCGCTGAATCGCTGTCCTCAGTGAGCAGGGAGTTTATTATCTATGAGAGCAGTCTTTCGGATATATTCGGGGTTCTTATCTTCAATTTTGTACTGACAGAGAACAATCCCGGCATACACTCGGTAACAAACCTATTTTTTCAGCTGCTCCTTATTCTGATCATCTCATTCGCCGCCACCTTGTTGCTGGCATTTCTGCTCTATCGGGTAAAGCACTCTGTGAAATTCATACCGATTATCATCCTGATTCTTTTAATATATTCCATTTCTAAGCTTTACCACCTTCCGGCATTGCTTTTCATCTTGCTCTTCGGCCTCTTTATCCGCAACATCGATGAACTTAACATAAAGAGCCTTCGGGAGTGGAGATATATGGAAAACCTTAAAATCGAAGTAAGCCGGTTTAAGGAGCTTACCAAGGAGATGACCTTCCTAATCAGGGTGCTTTTCTTCCTGCTGTTTGGCTTTATGATTGACACGCAGAATCTCCTAAACAAGGAGACGGCCATCTGGGCAGTTGCTATTTCAGCCGGAATCTTTGTGACAAGAATCCTATATCTTTGGCTGATGAAACTTCCGCTGAAACCGCTGCTCTTTATTGCACCCCGAGGGCTGATTACCATCTTGCTGTTTCTGTCAATACCTGCCAGCAGCACCTTATCTATGGTAAACCAGTCACTGATTACCCAGGTTATTATTATCACGGCATTGGTTATGATGGCAGGAACAATCAATACTAAAAAACAGACTGATAAAGTTGAGACTGACAACACATTTCAGGAATAA
- a CDS encoding DUF4855 domain-containing protein, with amino-acid sequence MKKILSFLVILIIIAPIQSVEAQRNKENKYKTNEIKDLALIYQGGKQRIDWTPDQFVPYVTHQFADGTKDWLFDGFLFLEFTDGEGYNYAHGYAKKQARKIEWEWLLDRVFEKGKALDALDQCIEREKKNIGKAPFKHRIILGVAIPLPKQKDWGVIDGDSLDFNIQSDQVKAAEWYIDQLMARFKKAKYKNLELDGFYWVDEDIATCKDLPKYVSQYIHSKKKKFVWIPYWKAKGYDQWKELGFDIAYQQPNHFFTPTIPDSRLDEACQLALDNGMAMEFECDSKALYGSTNSSYDRMLAYIKAFEKHNVFQTSAIAYYTGSKGILDMYHSTSPEDKKIMDRLARHIVSRRSIKALTK; translated from the coding sequence ATGAAAAAAATCCTATCTTTTTTAGTGATATTAATCATTATAGCTCCTATACAATCGGTAGAAGCTCAGAGAAACAAGGAAAATAAATATAAAACCAATGAGATTAAAGATCTTGCACTAATATATCAGGGAGGTAAACAGAGAATTGACTGGACCCCCGACCAGTTTGTTCCATACGTTACACATCAATTCGCCGATGGTACTAAAGATTGGTTATTCGATGGCTTTTTATTTCTCGAATTTACCGATGGGGAAGGATACAATTATGCTCATGGGTATGCCAAAAAGCAAGCTCGTAAAATAGAATGGGAATGGCTACTTGATAGAGTTTTTGAAAAAGGGAAAGCGTTGGATGCACTTGACCAATGTATTGAACGTGAGAAAAAAAACATCGGGAAAGCGCCATTCAAGCATAGAATCATCTTAGGAGTTGCGATTCCATTGCCCAAACAAAAAGATTGGGGAGTTATAGACGGAGATTCTCTTGATTTTAATATCCAATCCGATCAGGTTAAAGCGGCTGAATGGTATATAGATCAACTGATGGCTCGTTTTAAGAAAGCTAAATACAAAAACTTGGAACTCGACGGTTTCTATTGGGTGGATGAGGATATTGCAACTTGTAAGGACCTTCCAAAATATGTGAGTCAATACATCCATTCGAAGAAAAAGAAATTTGTTTGGATTCCATATTGGAAAGCCAAAGGATATGATCAATGGAAAGAGTTGGGATTTGATATCGCTTACCAACAACCGAACCATTTCTTTACACCCACTATCCCCGATTCCCGCCTCGATGAGGCCTGTCAACTTGCTTTGGATAACGGAATGGCCATGGAGTTTGAATGCGACAGTAAAGCACTTTATGGTAGCACTAATTCTTCGTATGACAGGATGCTTGCCTACATCAAAGCATTCGAAAAGCACAATGTATTCCAAACTTCGGCCATCGCATATTATACAGGTAGTAAGGGAATTTTAGATATGTATCATTCCACTTCTCCGGAGGATAAGAAAATAATGGATCGTCTTGCGCGGCATATCGTTTCCCGTAGAAGCATTAAAGCATTAACCAAATAG
- a CDS encoding glycerophosphodiester phosphodiesterase family protein, translating into MKRILVLICLMKFLTISIANAQPKVVAHRGYWDIEGSAQNSIRALIKADSIKCDACEFDVWMTVDKKLVVNHDNKINGYEIETTSSDTILNQKLKNGEFLPSLNQFLDVAKHLKIDLVLEVKPHKDKIHETEAVKMILDMVKEKGLKKRTSYITFSRNAFDELVKQTKRPILYLNGVAPDVLKSIGGTGADYHIDVFKKNPEWIKQLHDSGLEVNVWTVSDPEGIQWCIDNEADYITTNNPELVQKMIKSRPQNNIK; encoded by the coding sequence ATGAAAAGAATATTAGTCTTAATTTGTTTAATGAAATTTCTAACAATTTCTATTGCAAATGCCCAGCCCAAAGTAGTAGCTCATCGAGGATATTGGGATATTGAAGGCTCGGCTCAAAATTCTATCCGGGCATTGATAAAAGCCGATTCTATTAAATGTGATGCGTGTGAATTTGACGTATGGATGACAGTTGATAAAAAACTAGTGGTAAATCATGATAATAAAATTAATGGTTATGAGATAGAAACCACTTCATCCGATACGATCCTTAATCAAAAATTAAAAAATGGGGAATTTTTGCCTTCGTTGAATCAATTCCTCGACGTTGCAAAGCATCTCAAGATAGATTTAGTATTGGAGGTAAAACCTCATAAGGATAAAATACACGAAACAGAAGCAGTGAAAATGATACTTGATATGGTGAAAGAAAAAGGTTTGAAGAAGAGAACCTCTTACATCACATTTTCCAGAAATGCTTTTGATGAACTTGTAAAACAGACAAAAAGACCGATTCTTTATCTAAACGGAGTGGCTCCGGATGTATTGAAAAGCATTGGAGGCACAGGAGCCGACTATCATATTGATGTTTTCAAGAAGAATCCCGAATGGATAAAACAGCTTCATGATTCAGGCCTTGAAGTTAATGTTTGGACGGTAAGTGATCCTGAGGGAATTCAATGGTGTATCGATAATGAAGCCGATTACATTACCACCAATAATCCTGAATTAGTACAGAAAATGATTAAATCAAGACCGCAAAACAATATAAAATAA
- a CDS encoding DUF4855 domain-containing protein: MKVMLTTIIDRISVTFAVIVSCFVGANTAAAAYQTDVVSDLALIYQGGTHRPDWTEDELRPYVVHTFADGHTDWFFDSFLFYEFTDNWQIAFGYKYGARNARRGDWEWLLSRIFEKGKSLDALNSCIEHYKTIIGEPQFKHKIVLGVVSPITGQTDWGSLNGEVLNFSYRNDQIKAARWYIDQLMKLFAEGSYDNLELVGFYWIEESTAKCGDLPKYISEYIHQLNKRFYWIPYWYAPGFDQWKELGFDTAFLQPNHFFDKSVIDARLRDACKLAKAKGMGVEMEFDSKVLYENEDSYYSRLETYINAFENYGVFEQSTIAYYSGTKAILDMYRSNSIENTIILDRIANNILMRRSRSVGIETTNDTKTDVIAVGGIGELYVLGTGKSIKIYTAYGMLVSENVKKLQCLPGIYIVKVDGKTKKVVVR; this comes from the coding sequence ATGAAAGTAATGCTTACCACAATCATTGATAGAATATCTGTGACATTTGCTGTCATTGTAAGTTGTTTTGTCGGAGCTAATACTGCAGCTGCAGCTTATCAGACTGATGTCGTGTCAGATCTGGCTCTTATTTATCAGGGAGGGACTCACCGCCCTGATTGGACGGAAGATGAACTGCGCCCTTATGTAGTACACACTTTTGCAGATGGACATACAGACTGGTTTTTCGACTCCTTTCTTTTCTATGAATTTACCGATAATTGGCAAATTGCATTCGGTTATAAATATGGGGCGCGAAATGCTAGAAGGGGCGACTGGGAATGGTTACTCAGCAGGATATTTGAGAAAGGGAAATCTCTTGATGCATTAAATTCGTGCATTGAACATTATAAAACGATCATCGGAGAACCTCAATTTAAGCATAAAATAGTACTTGGCGTGGTATCGCCTATTACTGGCCAAACTGATTGGGGAAGTCTCAATGGAGAAGTATTAAACTTTTCATACAGGAACGATCAGATAAAGGCTGCCAGGTGGTATATTGATCAGCTCATGAAATTGTTTGCCGAAGGATCGTATGATAATCTTGAATTAGTCGGTTTTTATTGGATTGAAGAGAGTACTGCTAAATGTGGTGATTTGCCTAAATATATAAGTGAATATATCCATCAATTGAATAAACGGTTTTATTGGATTCCATATTGGTATGCACCTGGCTTCGACCAATGGAAAGAGCTGGGGTTCGATACCGCCTTTTTACAGCCGAATCATTTTTTTGACAAATCTGTAATAGACGCTCGTCTACGTGATGCGTGCAAACTGGCAAAAGCAAAAGGAATGGGCGTGGAAATGGAGTTCGATAGCAAAGTCTTGTATGAAAATGAAGATTCATATTACAGTAGATTGGAGACTTATATCAATGCCTTTGAAAATTACGGTGTCTTTGAGCAATCAACAATAGCTTATTATTCTGGCACAAAGGCTATACTTGATATGTATCGATCAAATTCGATAGAGAATACTATCATTCTTGACAGGATAGCAAATAATATATTGATGAGACGAAGCCGAAGTGTAGGTATTGAAACAACGAATGATACGAAGACTGATGTTATTGCCGTTGGCGGTATCGGAGAATTATATGTATTGGGAACAGGTAAATCGATAAAAATATATACAGCATATGGAATGCTTGTTAGCGAAAACGTCAAAAAGTTGCAATGTTTGCCAGGTATTTATATTGTAAAGGTTGATGGGAAAACAAAAAAAGTGGTTGTACGATAA